The sequence below is a genomic window from Cryobacterium arcticum.
ACCGGCGTCGACGACCGCTACGCGCAGGCCTACTTCGAGGGCGTGACCGCCGAAATCATGGGCGCCGGGATGTTCGGCCTGCACACCTTTCCGGACAAACCAGACTGGCGCGGCTGGTGGGGTGAGGAGCCGCCGTTCGCGTATCCGGTCCTCGTGCTCACGCACACGCCACGCCCGTCGATCGAGTTCCCGAACGGCACCCGGTTCGACTTCCGCAGCGTGACCCCGCAGGAAGCCCTCGAGGAGGCGCGTACCCTGGCCGGCGACGGCGATATCCGGGTCGGCGGGGGAGTGAGCGTGGCGCGGGACTTCCTCCGCGCCGGGCTCGTCGACCGCCTGCATGTCGGGATCACGCCCATCGTCCTCGGCGTCGGGTC
It includes:
- a CDS encoding dihydrofolate reductase family protein, translated to MVVRVDLNISLDGIGATADQTPENIFGEDWGRLVAPYVATRTFRQRVLHEGTGEGTTGVDDRYAQAYFEGVTAEIMGAGMFGLHTFPDKPDWRGWWGEEPPFAYPVLVLTHTPRPSIEFPNGTRFDFRSVTPQEALEEARTLAGDGDIRVGGGVSVARDFLRAGLVDRLHVGITPIVLGVGSRLWDGLHGLEDGYEVTSEVAESGVVHVTFSR